ACAGGTTCTTCTTTTCAAAGATATTACTACGAACAAAggaaagataaacacaaaatataaaacaAGAAATAGAAATGAACACCGTCCATAGTGCTTCGGTCATGACcgccactctccctcctctctcccctcagttAGTGAGTTCAGGGTGGGTGTGAAGCAGACGGGTGTAGCGATGCGCTGCGGCCTCCAGGGGGAGTACTATTGGCTGCAAGTGGCCCAGGAGGGGCTGGTCCTTAAGGAGGCGGAGACCAGGAAGAGTTTGCAGGACTGGCCCTATCGGCTGATGCGACGCTATGGCAGAGACAAGGTCAGTAGAACCATGGAATTTAGAATCTCATTGAGCCATAGAATTAGATTCCTAATCTGTTACTAGTTTTAATCTAATGCTACTCACTAGTGTCTAACTTCAAGGCCGTCACAGTATGGTACTATGCTGCGCTACAAAGGCAAAACGCAGTAACTACATCATTTTTGGGACTGCAAATTCTGACTTCAAAGTCTTTTTCTCTCTAAAAAGACAGCAATTTCTGGTACTTCGTGATATGTTCTGATCAACTGGCTTGTTCTTGTGTCAGGAAACAAAATCCCACACTAATCAGATAATATACCTGGCCATTACAACACATCAAAGTTACTGTGTTTGGCCTTTTTAGGGCAGAGTGGGTCCAAAAAAGGATGTGTCTAAGGATCATTGTAGGGTCATCAGTGTCCAATCAACAAGGTTGCAGGTTATAATACGTTTGGTGCCCACATTCAGTTATGCAATTTTCCAGTGAACACCTGTGGGAATTTTCTCAAATCATTGTGTCCTCTTGGttctcccacagttgacattCAACATCGAGGCGGGCCGGCGCTGTGACTCTGGACCCGGAACCTTCACCTTTGAGACGTGCCAAGCTGACGTCATCTTCAGCCTCATCGAGACCGCCATACGGGAACAGAAGGCCGTCGCCGGGGACGAATGTGGGCAGGGCGACACTGTGGTTGCTAACCGTAGCCCTAATATGCCTCGTGCTCGTTCACCACTGCCCAAACTACCAGATAGCGCAACCATTTTGGAGGGCAGCTACAGTTTTAAACCAGTATTTTCAAATGCTATTGGCTCAGAGCAGTGTTTGTACTCACAGCCGCCTAATTTGATTGGCTCTGAGGAGTGTCCGTACTCTGAGCCAGCAGACAGTATTAAACCCAAAGCCCCCAGCCTCAACTCCTATCTGACGCCCCCAACAGCCTCCACCCTCACCCCCTCTAATCACTATGTCAACCGAACGGAACCAGTGTACGCCGACCCAGCAGACATCCTCTCACTCACACCCCCGAgatctacaccaccaccacccccgccCACTTCATCTTCCTGCTCTTATCACCACGACAACAAGCCAGAGCCGGTCTACTCCGAGGTGTACGACCGTGCGAGTCCTCTACCTGACAAGACTCAACAACAGAAACAGAGCCAGGACCAGCGGGGGCAGGAACCTGGCAAAGAGGAACCCATCTATAGTGAGCCTTGTGTGGGGACCCCAGCCAAGGGCCCCAACACTGACCCGTTCGCCCACCTTTACAGCCAGGTCTGCAAGCCAGGCTCTTCATCACCATCTtcatcatccccctcttcctcactggcctcctcttcctcctcatcatcatcgtcGTTGACCATTACCAGGACCTTGGCCACCAGGAGGCCCACTGCTGGACGCCAGTCACCAGAGGTCATCTATGAAAACATGGGGTTCATTTAGGATACTCTgctgcgtctgaaatggcaccctattgccctttaaggtgcactacttctgatcagcGCCCATAAGGATATATTCAGACcaatacacacattcactcaTTTCACAATGTTATTGTCTACTTACTTTATTTATTGAACTTGTTTTCACATACAGAATCATTGTTTTTTCTTATGATGTAATAACTTTTGTATAACGTGTTATGAATATCAATATTGCACACCAGTGTAATGAacatgggagagggagaaaagagccACAGAGATCTTCCCGAAGTCTGTCAGTGGTCGATGTAAATGTTTTGAAACAGTGTTAGCCGCCGCCTCCTCCCCAACAGAAACCAATGACTTCCGCGCAGTCTCACATCCTTTTCCTCATTTACTTTGTTTTACTGATGTGATTCAATAAAACAATAATGGGTGTGTATCCAGTAACTCTCCTTCCACTATTTGTTTTGTGCATTGAtcatttaattattattattttttaaattgtgccCCTCAATAAATTAGACTACTGTTCATTTCAATGCTGTTTACATGGGAATATGTGAACATTGATTTTGGTTGTGGTTTAGTGAGATTTGAACGCTTCCTGGTTTAACACCCTGTAATAGTTatattacatactgtactgtacctgacCTGGAGGCTATAAGTAGCCTATTATACCGTGTTAGAAATAGCACCAAATCGGACACCGAATAGGTAGGTGAGAATAAAAAAATACGCCGTATTTTGATACACTTGAACCgtacttttttgttttcttggttTCTGTAGGCGCTTCGTTCCCCCCTGTCATCCACTTTTGATAGAACGCCCCGAGCGTTTTAATGATGAGTAACTGACGCGCGGTCATCAACGGACATTCTTCCTGATGTCACTTCTCAACATGCGGACCACCTGTTTTATGACCGTGATCTTGTGGCTCACAACTGGTTCATCTCGTTGTCAAACACCAATTCCCAATGTTCACGgaggtgagtacagtacagttggacaaacggcctctctctctctacatacaaAATGTATAGCAATTCCTAATGGATACGGTAACGTTATGGAGGCTCCAATCTAATTAGTCATAGCAATGCAAATGATGTTGCCTAGCAAACAAGTACATTTGTAAGAAGTCTATTATCAGCACCCAGTGTGGTTTTGGTAGGCTAATTTATTCATCTGGGAGTGGAGATGGTTAATTACTTAATCCAACATTTAACCAGATGGGAAGGTTTGAGGCATGGTCGAGAAATGCCCATTAAACAACACCTTTAAAATGACTGAAGACAGGCGTGTCATTTCACTGCTGTTTTCACTAAGTACCTGGAATAATGCAGAGTGAGTATAGACTGGGGTTACAGTGTTATCCTAGTTTTGCCTGCTTTCATGGCTAGATAGGCCTAGGCTATAGGTCTTAGATTGTAATACAGAGAATGTGGAGGATTAAGATGCCCCActctttgtggtgtgtgtgtctgtgtgttaacaCAAATGCAACAAGGAGCAGTTTACCAGACACATATTAAGCCTATGTCACAGACGAAATAGCAAACGCAAAGGAGAGTTTAGCCCCAAAATTGTCTACCTAAATCAGCATTGAGTGACTGATGAGTAGGGGTTTATTTATTACgctgattctgttgcaaaacatttcttaaacggaatgaaatggggagggacctaactgaatttgtccaatagaaaccaTTTTTTGTTGTTTGGACTAATTATTGCACCCCAGCTCTGGGTAGCAGCCGACAGACCACAAGAGTGTTTCTCAGTAGAGGAAGTGACACAATTACTGATGCTTAGATATGGTTCCCTAAAAGTCCCTGTAAGTCAGTCTCATCCTTCGCACATTCACTCAAAGGTCAAAGGCAAATAaatggggtggaggaggggagtctatatattacggagccctggtccaaagtagtgcactgtaggaAATAGCCATTTGGGGCACATCCCTAATGTTATGTCCTGTTCTCCTCAGGGTTAGGTGCAGTTCTGGGGGTGTCCAACGCCAGCGTCCTCCTGCAAGATCCCAGCTCTGAGACACTCTACCTGGGAGCCAGAGGCTCCATCCTGGCCCTGCACACCTCCAACCTCACCTGGAAACACCCatcagtgagagagaaagggagggagagacagagatgggggagggggggggacagggacataagaggacggagggagggacagggagataagAGGGCGGAGGAAGGGGGGGACAGGGAGATAAGAGGgcagaggaagggagggacagggagataagAGAGCGCAGGGAGGGACAGGGTGATAAgagggcggagggagggagggacagggagataagagagcggagggagggagggacagggacataagaggacggagggagggagggacagggagataagagagcggagggagggacagggagataagagggctgagggagggagggacagggagatgggagggagggaaggagggacagagagataagacggcggagggagggacagggagatacaagtggagagggagggacagggagataaAAGTGGAGAGGGAGGGTCAGGGAGATAAGAGggcggagggagggatggacagggagataagagggggagggacagggagatgggagagcggagggagggatggacagggagataagaggggagagggagggtcagggagataagagggggagggacagggagatgggagagcggagggagggatggacagggAGATAAAAGTGGAGAGGGAGGGTCAGGGAGATAAAAGTGGAGAGGGAGGGTCAGGGAGATAAGAGggcggagggagggatggacagggagataagagggggagggacagggagatgggagagcggagggagggatggacagggagataagagggggagggacagggagatgggagggagggaaggaaggagggacagagagataaaagggcagagggagggacagggagataagagggcggagggagggacagggagataagtggggagagggagggtcagGGTGATAAGAGGgcggagagagggatggacagagagataagagggggagggagatgggagagtggagggagggatggacagggagataagagggggagggacagggagatgggagggagggaaggaaggagggacagagagataaaagggcagagggagggacagggagataagagggtagaggaagggacagggagatggGAGGGACAGAAAGATGGGAGGGGGGAGACTTCTTCAgttgactgtctgtgtgtgcacgGTTATCTGTGCATATTTCCACTCTTGATCTTAGCTAACTGGCAGTGAAACGAGTGTGTATTTGTTTCGGTGTTTTCATGATGGGAGTATTCATGACCACAAAACCATAGAAAAACCTACGTCTTACCTGGGACAAACACACTATGCCAGACATTGATTAAACCTAGTCCTGGACAACTTTCTCAATAGAGATTCTCCACTGACACTGCTTTTTAGTCCAGTACTGGGCTTAACCTGATGTTTAACTGTGTGATGTAACTGTATGATGTTTAACTGTGTGATGTAACTGTATGATGTTTAACTGTGTGATGTAACTGTATGCGTTTGTGTGTTCTCTCTTTGACTTCCGTCTCTGCAGATTAAGTGGGAGgcaacagaagaggagaggaagtccTGTATGGGGAAAGGCAAGAGAGGGGTGAGCAACGTGGGGTGCtcttgatctgtgtgtgtgtgtgtgtgtgtgtgtgtgtgtgtgtgtgtgtgtgtgtgtgtggtaagagaTGGCAGTggcggctggtgggaggagctatagaaggacaggctcattgtaattgcTGGAATGCAATAGATGGAACGGAGTcagacatgtggtttccatatgtttgatttgtttgataacattccattccagccattacaatgagcttgtcctcctatagctcctcccaccgtCCTCGCTGCTCTGTAGTGTATCTACGTGGTTAAAGGTGTCGGTGAGATGCCATGCTTCACACCCATCACCTTTGCCTTTTGTCATACTCATCTATGTCATGATGTATGATACCGTTACCATAACGACTGCTTTACTGACTCTTCAGCTTCCTGTCAACAACACATCACATCCTGTATGTTTGGCTTTCAGATGACTTTTCACTTTGTATCTGGTCATCTTCAAAGACTGATAAACAGAAGCATGACTTACCTTAAATAGTCAGGGAGTTAGAGTTCTTCACTACCGTTTATTCAATGGGAGTAATATGAAAACCAACCTTGGCCTGTATACATTGTGTTCCTGGCACCTGAGTTGAGAAACCCTGCATTGTACTTCTGATTATAACCATATTTTATTGATCTGTTTAGAGCCAGGTTCTCCTGATCTAGGATCATGCTATCTACCCCAAATCCTAACCTTAGCCATTATGGTGAGGAATGTAAACTGACCTGAGATCTGTGTCTAGAGGCAACTTTATCCTGCTCTTTTATGGCCCTGTGGTAAGAAGGAGTTGTCAAACATGCTTCGGCCTAGCTTAAACTAAAAGGCAATCAGGGACTTGAAAATCCACAAAATATTCCTTATCCCAGGGCACTTTAACTGTTtcagcatatcaaatcaaatcaaaattatttatatagcccttcttacatcagctgatatctcaaagtgctgtacagaaacccagcctaaaaccccaaacagcaagcaatgcaggtgtagaagcacagtggctaggaaaactccctagaaaggccaaaaccaagaatgaaacctagagaggctatgaggggtggccagtcctcttctggctgtgccgggtggagattataacagaacatggccaagatgttcaaatgttcataaatgaccagcatggtcaaataataataatcacattagttgtcgagggtgcagcaagtcagcacctcaggagtatttgtcagttggcttttcatagccgatcattaagagtatctcttccgctcctgctgtctctagagagttgaaaacagcaggtctgggacaggtagcacgtccagtgaacaggtcaggattccatagccgcaggcagaacagttgaaactggagcagcagcacggccaggtggactgggtacagcaaggagtcatcatgccaggtagtcctgaggcatggtcctagggctcaggtcctcctagagagagaaagaaagagagaattagagagagcatacttaaattcacacaggacaccggataagacaggagaagtactccagatataacagactgaccctagccccccgacacataaactactgcagcataaatactggaggctgagacaggaggggtcaggagacactgtggccccatccaggggccaaacaggcagaatataaccccacccactttgccaaagcacagctcccacaccactagagggatatcttcaaccaccaacttaccatcctgagacaaggccgagtatagcccacaaagatctccgccacggcacaacccaagggggggcgccaacccagacaggaagatcacatcagtgactcaaccaactcaagtgatgcacccctcctagggacggcatggaagagcaccagtaagtcagtgactcaggctctgtaatagggtttgaggcagagaatcccagtggagagaggggaaccgaccagccagagacagcaagggtggttcttTGCTCCATAGATTGTAAAGAATTAGAGATACAAACAGGCTTACGTTTTCCCCATCTGGtaatcttaaatggcaccctagtcccctattcagtgcaccacttttgaccagggcctataggggagAATAGGATGCTGTTTGAGACATGTTTCTTTGTCTCCCTCTACAGGATGACTGTTATAACTACATCTGTCTGCTGGAGGTTCTGAAGGATGGAAGGATCTACGTCTGTGGCTCCTACGCCTACAATCCCAAGTGTGCTTTCATAGTCAGtcacgttctctctcctctctcttctcatactctacacctatattatcattattattattatactctactcctatattattatgatactctacacctatattattattatactctacacctataatattattatactctacacctatattattattataccctacacctatattattattattatactctacacctatattatcattattattattatactctacacctatattttcattattattatgatactctacacctatattatttttattattattacatcctatacctataatattattatgatactctacacctatattattattatactctacacctatattattatgatactctacacctatattattattattataccctacacctatattattattattattattatgatactctacacctatattatttttattattattacatcctatacctataatattattatgatactctacacctatattattattattattattatgatactctacacctatattatttttattattattacattctatacctataatattattatgatactctacacctatattattttgatactctacacctatattattttttattattattacatcctatacctataatattattatgatactctacacctatattattatgatactctacacctatattattattataccctacacctatattattatgatactctacacctatattattatgatactctattcctatattattattataccctacacctatattattattattataccctacacctataatattattatactctacacctatattattattatactctacacctatattattattataccctacacctatattattattattatactctacacatatattattatgatactctacacctatattattattattattattatacacccatattattattattatactctacacctataatattattatgatactctacacctatattatcattattattattatactctacacctatattattatgatactctacacctatattattattatactctacacctatattattattataccctacacctatattattattatactctacacatatattattatgatactctacacctatattattattattattattatacacccatattattattattatactctacacctataatattattatgatactctacacctatattattattattataccctacacctatattattatgatactctacacctatattattattataccctacacctatattattattatactctacacctatattattatgatactctacacctatattattattattattattatacacccatattattattattatactctacacctataatattattatgatactctacacctataatattattatgatactctacacctatattattattattataccctacacctatattattatgatactctacacctatattattattattataccctacacctatattattatgatactctacacctatattattatgatactctacacctatattattattataccctaca
The Oncorhynchus clarkii lewisi isolate Uvic-CL-2024 unplaced genomic scaffold, UVic_Ocla_1.0 unplaced_contig_5617_pilon_pilon, whole genome shotgun sequence genome window above contains:
- the LOC139399623 gene encoding docking protein 1-like, which encodes MPRDALNIMDTHVKAGQVYLQHRNVEKKWKQHWLTLYPSSRCGVARLERQEVGGGERAGPSGVWKHQDKVKEKRVIRLSEVIRVLRLPPHAEACPKDNMAAFCVETDGRRYVFAADKDDCVEWVERMCDLAFLGGSTGQQPQIQMEDNQIYVSREEVSEFRVGVKQTGVAMRCGLQGEYYWLQVAQEGLVLKEAETRKSLQDWPYRLMRRYGRDKLTFNIEAGRRCDSGPGTFTFETCQADVIFSLIETAIREQKAVAGDECGQGDTVVANRSPNMPRARSPLPKLPDSATILEGSYSFKPVFSNAIGSEQCLYSQPPNLIGSEECPYSEPADSIKPKAPSLNSYLTPPTASTLTPSNHYVNRTEPVYADPADILSLTPPRSTPPPPPPTSSSCSYHHDNKPEPVYSEVYDRASPLPDKTQQQKQSQDQRGQEPGKEEPIYSEPCVGTPAKGPNTDPFAHLYSQVCKPGSSSPSSSSPSSSLASSSSSSSSSLTITRTLATRRPTAGRQSPEVIYENMGFI